The Deltaproteobacteria bacterium genome contains the following window.
AGAAGAGGGGTCGCCCTCGAGGGGAAACCCTTCGCGGTCGGGATACGGGTCGAGCATCCCCAGCCCCTCATTGATGAGATCCAGTACGGGGAGCATGCGGGGTGCGGCTGCCTTCCCCCTGCCGATTACCGCCTTGCCGTGACCACGTCGAGGGGCAGGGCGGTCTACTCCTTCTGCATGTGTCCGGGGGGTTTCGTCATCCTCTCCTCATCGGAGGGCAGCGACCTCGTGGTAAACGGGATGAGCCCCACCAGGAGAATGACGGGCTACGCAAACAGCGGCATCGTCGCTGCCGTGGGTCCGGAAGATTACGGGAGAGGCATTTTTGACGGGATCGCGTTTCAGCGCAAGCTCGAACAGTCGCTGTTCAGGGCGGCGGGTGAGCGGTATGGGCTCGTCTCATCCTCCCTTACTCACTTCCTGTCACGCCAGGGAAAGATCGAACCGGCGGCGGGAAGGTGGGCAGGGGGGGAGAGGATTGCCGGTGACCTGAGGAGGGCCCTCCCGTCGAGTCTTTATGAGGACCTCGTGGAGGGGATCGGGCGTTTCGACAGGAGGATGAAAGGCTATGTCAGCGAAAGTGCCAACGTCTACGGCGTGGAGTCCCGGACTTCGTCTCCCGTGCGGATCACCCGGGGGGCCGGCATGGAGTCCATATCCCTGAGAGGTTTCTATCCCGCCGGGGAGGGAGCCGGATATGCGGGAGGGATCGTCAGTTCCGCCGTGGACGGGATACGGGCCGCTATGGCCATCGTGCGCACATACCAGAGGTAGTGTCCTGACTCCCGGTTTCCGATTTCCTGGGGAATAAGAGATAAATTTACAATTTCTGATTTCTCATTTAATAACAGGCTATTTTTCATTCGGAGGCATACCGGCCGTCTATTCGGGAATCACTCTTTTTCCCCGGTCCTGCTCGGGAGTCAGCTGCAGAACCCAGGGACTACCTTAGAGTGTAAAGGGTGGCTGACCTTGCAAGATGATCTTTCCTGGCTTAAAATACCGTGAACGCCATAACTGATGCCGGCTGCAGATTTTCCATACCCCTGGGTCCTACCAGTGGTAACATGCATGCAGACGAACTTTCGAGGAGAAAAAAACATGATGAAATACCTATTTACGGCTGTACTCACCACAACGCTTCTTTTCGGCACCGCCCGTGCGGAGGATAAAACTGAACTGAAAGAGGAAAAGGACAAGGTCAGCTACAGCATCGGTTTTCAGGTTGGCAGCGACTTCAAACGCCAGGGGGTTGAACTCGATCCGGAAATCCTCGCGAGAGGCGTTCAGGATGCCCTGACAGAATCCGAGCCCGCGATGACCCGTGAGGATATGAGCAGCACGCTGGCCGACCTGAGAGAAAAGGTCATGGCGGCACAGCAGGAGGAGATGAAGAAGGCGGGCGAAAAGAACCTCGCAGACGGGAAGGCGTTCCTGGCAGAGAACGGGAAGAAGGAAGGTGTCACGACCACGGCGAGCGGCCTCCAGTACAAGGTAATGAACGAGGGAGAGGGAGACCCGCCGAAGGCGACGGACACCGTCACCGTCAACTACCGGGGGACGCTCATCGACGGAACCGAGTTCGACAGCTCCTACAAGAGGGGGCAGCCGGCAACCTTCCAGCTGAACCGGGTGATCAAGGGCTGGACGGAGGGGCTCCAGCTCATGAAACCGGGGGCGAAGTACCAGCTCTTCATACCCCCCGAGCTTGCCTACGGGGAGCGCGGCGCCGGGCAGGTAATCGGGCCGAACAGCACCCTCATCTTCGAGGTGGAGCTCATATCGGTCGAAGCCGCTGAGACCAAATAGGCAGTTTCAGCTGTATTACGGATTGTGGAATTAAGCAGTCCCGGGTCCCGGGAAACCAGTTTCTCGTTTCTGGTTTCTCGTTTCTCGTTGAACCGGAAACTGTTATTATTCAGCACCCAGCACTACCATTCCGTTTCTGGTTTCTCGTTTCTGGTTTCTCGTTAACCGGAAACTGTGAACTCTGAACT
Protein-coding sequences here:
- a CDS encoding FKBP-type peptidyl-prolyl cis-trans isomerase, translating into MMKYLFTAVLTTTLLFGTARAEDKTELKEEKDKVSYSIGFQVGSDFKRQGVELDPEILARGVQDALTESEPAMTREDMSSTLADLREKVMAAQQEEMKKAGEKNLADGKAFLAENGKKEGVTTTASGLQYKVMNEGEGDPPKATDTVTVNYRGTLIDGTEFDSSYKRGQPATFQLNRVIKGWTEGLQLMKPGAKYQLFIPPELAYGERGAGQVIGPNSTLIFEVELISVEAAETK